The sequence GTTGCACCGATTATTGGAGCCGTGATTGGAGCCGTGATATACAAAGCAGTACGTGGGAAAGATTAAGCATTAAATAGATAAGATTTTAGAAAAAATAAAAAGCCGCTCAAATGAGCGGCTTTTTTAGATCTTATGACGACCGAGTAAGGAGTGCGAAAGCGTGGTGCCATCCACCAGCTCTAGCTCACCACCAACGGGAACACCATGGGCGATACGGCTAGCGTTCACTTCATGGGCATTACATAGCTCAGCAATGTAATGCGCTGTTGCTTCCCCTTCAACTGTCGGGTTGGTCGCTAGAATTACTTCAGTGATATCACCACGACGTAAACGGTAATCCAAGACATCGAGACCGATATCACTTGGACCGATACCATCAAGTGGTGAAAGATGCCCCATAAGCACAAAGTAACGACCTGAATATTGGCCAGTTGCTTCAATGGCTGCAATGTCTGCAGGGCTTTCAACTACACAGATTTGACCGTTATCCTGACGTTTAGGATTGGTACAAATGTGGCAAGTATCTTCTTCAGTAAAAGTACGGCACTCATTACAATGACCAATTTCAGTCATTGCTTGGCTAAGAGCTTCAGCCAACTGTAGGCCGCCTTTTCTATCGCGCTGTAACAAATGAAAGGCCATACGCTGCGCCGACTTGGGGCCAACCCCAGGTAGACAACGTAAGGCCTCCATCAAATGCTCCAGCATATGACTGGTACGCATATTTAACCGTTCTAACTTTTAAAGTAACGGCCTATTCAAAATAGGCCGTTGATCGAGACAAGTCTCTTATAAATAAGTCGCTTAGAAAGGCATTTTCATACCTGGTGGAAGTTGCATCCCACCAGTTACGCCAGCCATTTTCTCTTTTTGTGTCTCTTCAACACGACGAGCTGCATCGTTGAAAGCGGCTGCGATAAGATCTTCAAGCATCTCTTTATCGTCTTCCATTAGGCTTTCATCGATATCAACGCGACGAACACTGTGACTACCAGTAATCGTAACTTTTACAAGGCCAGCACCTGACTCACCTGTAACTTCCATATTTGCGATTTCTTCTTGAAGCTTTTGCATGCGCTCTTGCATTTGCTGGGCTTGCTTCATCATGTTGCCCATACCGCCTTTACCAAACATGTTATTACTCTCTGGTCTAATTGGTTTATTAAAATCATTTAAGCTACTAAGGGCTTAAATGGGGGTTAAAGCTCTGTGATTCAACCCCACGAGTTCAGTTCTCTGATTTGCTTTCCAAGGATGATATGCCCATCACTAAATGAAAGATGTACCTATCCTGATAGAACGTTGCATTGGAGAAACGTTATATTGGACGAACGCTATCTCTATCAAGCTCGGCAGCAAAACGTCTTTCGATAAACTGTACGTTGGCATCATTCTCCAAACTGGAAAACGCGTCTTTCAACTTGCTTTGATACAGCCTTTCTCTTAATTCTAGTGGCGTTTCTCCACCATCGCCGATTTCCACGCTCAAATGACACTCTTCTCCCAGTACAGCATTGAGCGACTGTAATAGCTCGCTTTGTGCACGGTCGGTATTCAAGTGGGCTTGGCTTGCTCTCAGCGTTAAGGCAATCGAAGTGCCATTTTTATCGAACACTGAGTTCAACGCTAACTGTTCCACAAGCTTCGCGGTCTCTAGCTTTTGAATCATGGCAGACCAGTCATCTTGAGCAATAGATTCTTTGAGCAATTTCTCGACCATTTCTGGTGTCTTAATATGCTCAAGCGCGCGCTTGATCTGAGTAGGTGTAAGCTCTTTGCTGACTTCTTTTACTACAGGTTTAGACGGTTTCCAACGATAAGGTTCATTATCATTGGTAACATTTTCTGTCGAAGAGGTCTTTAAAGAAGCTGGCGACACCCGCTCAGAACCACCGTGTTGCTGAGCAACTCGGTCAAGAACTGAAGTTTTAGCTGGTGTCGCTTTAGCCTTTTTTGGCGTTGAACCTTTGCTTTCTGGAGCTGCACTGCCTCTGCGTTGAGAACGTAGTTGGTGGCGTAAACCACTTACTGGCGATGAAGAGCGTGCTGGTTGTTCTTGTTGCGTCGGTTCAGCGCTTACCTGTTGAGGCTGGCTCTGGTTCGTCGCTTGATTCTGCTGTGGTGGCATTTGCTGAGTCGCAGGACTCATCGCTTGCTCCGCACCGTAGCTTGGACGTTCGTCATAAGCCGGTGGTGCGTCATACTGACTGTGCGGGTAATCCTGTTCTGGATAACCTTGGTTGCCTGAATGATCAGCGTAACCTTGCGAATCTGAATATTGTGCCGGGTTCTGTTGTTGATGTTGTTGCTGCTGCACAGGCTGCTGAACAGGAGCTTGTTGAGGCGCTTGTTGCTGCACTTGAGGCTGTGAAACCGCAGGAGCCTGAACTGGCTGTCTCGGAGCGGCCATTGACGCAGGTTGACTCACACGCTGAGCAACGCTTTGCGCTGGAGCCTGTCCTTGAGCTGCTGGTGCAGGGCTAGTCGACTCAGTCGAGATAGCCGTTGCACTAATTTGCTCTGCAGGTCTGAATGCCAACATGCGCAGAACCACCATCTCAATGCCAACACGAGCGGTTGGTGATAATGGTAGGTCTTGACGCCCTTTCAACACAATCTGATAGTACAGCTGGATATCTTGTGGACTCAGCGCTTTGCTAAGCAACTCTAGACGTTCAGCATCAGGCTGCGCTTTATCTAAAGTTGATGGCAGCGCTTGGTACATGGCCAGACGATGCAATTGGGTCGCAAGTTGACTCAATAACCCATCCCATTCCACGCCATTCTCGGCAAGACCTTGGATGCAAGCCATCGCCACTTGAGGCTGCTTACTGCTGATAGCTTCAAGTAGATGAATCGCTTGGTCAGTGTCCAGCGTACCGAGCATATGAGCAACAGTGTCCGTTTCGATATTACCGTTACCCAACGCAATAGCTTGGTCCGTGAGACTCAGCGCATCACGCATACTGCCGTCAGCAGCATGGGCAATCATACCAAGTGCACGAGACTCAGAGGTCACACTTTCTTGTTCAAGAATATGATCGAGCTGCTCGTGGATATTATCGACGCTAATCGGCTTGAGATGAAACTGGAGACAACGCGAAAGAATCGTAACCGGAAGCTTTTGTGGATCCGTCGTTGCGAGCAAGAACTTCACATACTCAGGCGGCTCTTCTAAGGTTTTTAGAAGCGCGTTGAAACTGTGTCTAGACAGCATGTGTACTTCATCGATCAGGTAAACCTTGAAGCGACCACGTGCAGGCTTGTACTGGACGTTGTCCAAAAGCTCGCGGGTGTCCTCTACCTTAGTTCGAGATGCAGCATCGATTTCAAGAAGATCAACAAAACGACCTTCATCGATCTCTTTACAGGTTGCACACTCACCACAAGGTGTTGAGGTAATGCCTGTTTCACAGTTTAGACCCTTAGCAAATAAGCGGCCGATGGTCGTTTTACCGACACCTCGAGTTCCGCTGAACAGGTAAGCATGGTGCAACCTGTTCTGGCTAAGTGCATTCTCTAATGCTGTTAAAACATGGGCTTGACCAACCACTTCTTTGAATTTGGTTGGTCGCCATTTTCGCGCTAACGCAAGATAGCTCATGAATAATTCCGAAAGGATTAGTGACCGTCGAATTCGCAGATGCTAAACACTTCAAGATCTAAACCTTGTAAGCGTTTTTCACCACCGATTTCTGGAAGGTTAATAACGAATGCAGCGTGCTCTACCACACCGCCAAGTTGACGGATCAACTTAGTTGTTGCTTCAATCGTACCGCCAGTTGCTAGCAAGTCATCAACCATAAGTACTTTGTCGCCTTCAACAATAGCATCCGTATGGATTTCTAACGTATCCGTACCGTACTCAAGCTCATAAGATTGCGCCACGACTTCACGAGGCAGCTTGCCTGGCTTACGAACAGGAACAAAGCCAACACCTAGCTCTAGAGCTAAAGGCGCACCAAACAAGAAACCGCGTGCTTCAGTACCCACGATCTTAGTAAAGCCCATGTCCTTATAAGTTTCCGCTAACAGTTCAATAGTCGCTTTGTACGCGGCTGGATCTTCCATCAAGCTTGTCACGTCACGGAATAAAATACCCGCTTTTGGGTAATCAGGAATGGTTTTGATGCTTGCTTTGATCAGAGCGATTTTTTCTGTGTTCATAATCTTATGCACTTCATTAGGCCGCTTTCCAAACTCTCACTAACGAGTCAAACACGTTAATGCACTGGATTAAGGAAAGGTACGATTGGTATTCATTGCAACGAGAGTCATAACTCTGATTGCTGAAATAATAAACGCCCGCTATTGAAGCAGGCACACTGGCTTAATGGTAGTGATTTTCTTTGCTGTCAGCAACCAACTCATGGGTTGGAAGTCGCATAAACCATGTGAGAAGAATAACAAGTACACAAATTAGGAAGGCCTTGACCCAAATGATCGGGGCAAAGTAGATCGATAACGCAAAACTCAACAAGATAAAGAATACGCCACGCGTTTTAACTTGTTTGGTCACAGCACCGTGTTGATACCAATTGTTCAATAACGGACCGAGCGTTTTATGCTCATGCATCCATTTGTGAACTCTAGGGTTGCTTCGCATGAAGCATGCGCTAGCAAGAAGAAGGAAAGGTGTTGTGGGCAGAACAGGTAAAACAATACCTAAAACCGCGAGGAATATACAAAGGCCACCAGCAATATTCAGGCTTATAACTCGAACGCTAATTGTGGCCTCCTTGAGCTAGCTATCATAGGTTGACTAAAATAACTTAACTAGAATGTTGCGTAACCATTGAATACACGAATCAACGTTAGTGTTGCTGGTAGCAATGGAATCATTAAAAATGCGGCTAAAAATCCGAGAAAATAGAATACATTAAACGGGTCTTTAAAGTCTTTGTTATCTGCCATGATTGCTTCTTATTTTTGTTAGTAAAGGTAAGTATCTGGCGAACCAAACCCGCTTTGCTAAATCGATATTTAACAAAAAAGGCATAGCCACACCATTTGCGCAACTATACCTTAATCAATTATTCACAAAAACCGAGGAAAAATAGGGTTAATCGGTTGACCCTTGATGGATATCTAAGCTGAAGCTCGCCGAACCCAGTAGGCTCAATGTCAACTGACATCCCTGCTGAATGGGCAGGTCTCGAGTAATGAAGTTCTTCTTACAGTTTTCTCCCAAACGCTCCCCTGCAGCAATATGTTGATTCAATTCACCATTTGACCATTGCCCATCTAAACCCGCAGGTAAAATAGAAATGGTTCCCTCAGCAAGATCGGCGACACCGAACAAAGCGTTAACTGGTGTTGAACACTTAGAGCATTGGATTCCTTTTTCTAGAATTTCAGCAATATCTTTGAGATCAGCATTAAAATCTTTGCGGTTTCTCAAGTAGTCATGGAACAGAGCTCTCACCAACAATGTGGTTGCAGAGCCTCCATTATCAGCAGACGACGAATCAACGAGGTAAAAAGCAAATTGCCCGTTCATCATCCACGCGTAGTCAAAAACAAGCGGCATCATTTCTGTCGACTGCAACAATCTATAGCTACAGCGCCACGAACCTTGCTTGGTGTCTTTTTCAGGTAACAACGCATGCAGCAAGTCTTTTGCAGCACTTGGGTTATCTTGTAAGTAATTTAGGTGCCAATGCAGCTCTTGGTCTTCAGGGATCTCTCCCCCATCATCGACACAAAACCATTGGCTCGAGAAATCTCGTTGATCTGAAATATTGTCGAACGAATCTTTTAATGTATTCGCTATCGCACTTCCTAAGTGGCCATGATCTTCCAAAGGCTTTGCTAGAAAGTCTTTGATACCAAAACGCAGTGCTTTTGCGACATCTGACATGTCATCGGTCCCTGATACAACGATCATAGGCAATGACGGGTACTCCAAGCTGAGCTCTTCTACTAGCTCGATGCCGTCCAAAATCGGCATTGATAAGTCACACACAATTAAATCTGGCGCTGAGTCTCTAAGTTTTTGCAGAGCGTCCAGTCCATTTTCAGCCTCAACCACTTTATAACCAATCTTATCTAAGTAAGCGCTGGTTATACGGCGAAAAATAGGATCATCATCAACCAACATAACGCATTTCTGGTTGGGAACTTCCTGAGCCGAGGTCATTACTGGCTGACTGTGAGTTTTGTACATAATCTATAACCTCACAAAACTAAGTCGAATTATTATTGTTATCCGTTCTAAGAACTAATATAAAACTTAGTAATAAAATGCTAAATACACAAATGTGCACTCTTTACTGGTAATTCGTGACGAGGGTTGGAATACTTGTAAATAGTGCAACGAGTTGACGTAACGCAAACATTGATCTCACTGTTACGTATAAATTAGATGAGATTGTAAACAAATGTGTCTGGATTTATGAAATTAGATGATTTAAACCTCTTTCGACTCGTCGTTGAAAATGGGAGCTACACCGCAACATCGCGCAAGACTATGATTCCGGTTGCGACCATTACACGACGCATCCAAGCCCTAGAAGATTCTTTGAACCTAAGGCTTCTCAATAGACACGCGCGTAAACTCTCTTTAACAGAGGCTGGCGAACGTTTTTTCAATGAATGCTCTCCGTTACTGCAACGTCTGTCTTCTACTGCAGAAGAGCTCACGGACGTGTGTAAAGGGGCTTCAGGGAAGATTCGTATTACCGCTCCCTCCAACCTGACTAAGCGCATGATGATGCCGATGTTCAGCGAATTCATGACTCAATACCCTGATATCAATATTGAGTTAATGATGAATAACCAAGCTGATCAGCTCGACCCAACAGAGTGGGATGTCATTTTCAGAGTCGGTCCGCAGCGTGACTCAAGCTTAATTGCCAGAAAGATCAGTGAGGTCAAAGACATTCTGATCGCAAGCCCAGACTATTTAGCGAAGAACCCAGCGCCAAGCCACGCAGAAGAACTGGCGAATCATTCTCTACTCAAAGGTTACCCACTCATTAAGTGGCAACTGAGTAACTCGAATGAAGAGACAGTGGTCAACAGCGAGAAAGGTCGTTTCAATGCGAATGCGCTTAATGTCGTGAGACAAGCCTGTTCTGAGGGCCTAGGTATCACCCTAATGCCTGATGTAATGATCCGTGAATACATTGAAGATGGCAGCTTAGTACAAGTCTTAGAAGACTGGAGTGCTAACCCTCGTGATATTTACATGCTTTATAACCACAAAGACCACCTGCCTGAGAAGGTTAGATTGTTTATCGATTTTGTGATCGCATACCACATTCACTAAGATTCAATCCCCTTCCCCGCAAACAAAAAAACCAGAGCCGATGCTCTGGTTTTTTATTATTCATTTTTTATGAGTACGCTAAGCGCCTTCGTTATGTAACTCTAGGTTAGCAAGATCTTGTTGAATCTCACGCTCAACCTTTGAATCGTCATTACGTAAAGAATCTAGGAAATCTAGGTACGCTTGGTCGATATCGCCCGTTACATACTCGCCGTTGAATACCGAAGTATCAAAACGAGAGATGTCTTGATTACCCATACCTACAGCAGAGATTAAGTCTGGTAGCGTTTGGAAGATCAAAGCGTCTGCGCCAATCTGCTTACAAATCGTTTCGTTATCACGGCCATGAGCAATAAGCTCAGTCGCGCTTGGCATATCAATACCGTAAACGTTCGGGAAACGAACCTCAGGAGCAGCAGAAACCATGAAGACTTTGCTTGCGCCAGAATCACGAGCCATCTCAATGATCTGTTCTGATGTCGTACCACGAACAATCGAGTCATCGACCAATAGAACGTTCTTACCTTTAAACTCCGAACGAATCGCGTTGAGTTTACGGCGAACTGACTTCTTACGCTGTTGCTGACCAGGCATGATAAACGTGCGGCCAACGTAGCGGTTTTTCACGAAACCTTGACGATATGGCTTATCAATCGCTTGAGCAATTCGTAGCGCGATATCGTTTGATGTTTCAGGAATTGGAATAACCACGTCAATGTCTAGATCTGCATACTCTTCTTTAATACGCTTACCTAACATCTCACCCATCTCAACGCGTGCGCTGTAAACCGAGATTTTGTCGATGAATGAATCTGGGCGTGCAAAGTATACAAACTCAAAGATACATGGGTTTAGTTGTGGGTTGTCTGCGCATTGTTTAGTGAAAAGCTCACCATCGAATGTTGCGTAGATAGCTTCACCCGGTGCTACGTCGCGCATGAAATCAAAACCAACAGCATCAAGTGCTACTGATTCAGATGCAACCATGTACTCTGTTTTACCATTAACTTCACGCTTACCAAGACACAGTGGACGAATACCATGTGGGTCACGGAACGCGATCATGCCGTGGCCGATGATCATCGCTGTCACTGCGTAAGCACCACGAATAGTGCGGTGCACGTTTGCAACTGCGCGGAACACATCTTCTGAAGTCACATTACCTTTAACCGTATCGATCTCATGAGCCAATACGTTCAGTAGAACTTCAGAATCAGACGTTGTGTTGACATGACGACGGTCTTTTTCGAACAACTTCTCACGAACTTCACTTGCATTCGTTAGGTTACCGTTGTGCGCCAACGTGATGCCAAAAGGAGAGTTTACGTAGAAAGGTTGCGCTTCAGAAGCACTCGAACTTCCCGCTGTAGGATAACGAACATGACCAATACCAACGTTACCTTGGAGGCGCTGCATGTGTTTTGCTTCAAAAACATCTTTAACTAAACCGTTCGCCTTACGCAGACGGAAACGATTGCTTTCTATGGTACAAATACCAGCGGCATCTTGGCCACGATGCTGCAATACCGTTAAAGCGTCATAAATAGACTGGTTTACAGGTGTTGAACCCACGATTCCAACAATACCACACATGTCCTAATCCTCGATTTTCGACATTAACTGGCGCTAGAGCGCGCCAGATAAGAAACTAGATGTTGCTTGTAAATGCTCAAAGAACGGCGCAATGATTCGGCTAAACTCCGGAACCAACTGCGAATTCTCCCACCACTCAGAACTTGGGAATGCAGTAAACGCATCCATGAAAAACAACACTGCTGAGACAATCAGAACACCACGTAAACCGCCAAAGACGACACCGAGGATTCTGTCTGTACCCGACAGGCCTGTTTTCTGAACTAGTTGACCGATGACATAGTTAACTAAGGCACCAACAACTAACGTTGCAACAAACAATGCTGCTATCGCAGTTCCGTTACGAAACATCTCATCTTCGATATTGGTGAAGTACATTGCTAATTTAGCGTAGTACTGGCTAGCAATAAAAAATGCTCCAAACCAAATAACTAATGACAACGCTTCTTTAGCGAAACCACGAACTAAACTGATCACGGCAGAGAAGCCGATCACGCCTAAAATGACAAAATCTAACCAATTCATGAATTCTTCATCTTAAGTTGGCGCGCATTTTAACAGAAAAAATGCTGACGCAAACGTTTTCTTATGGATTTAACGGTTTAAATTTGAGCAATTGGCCTTTTGAACCCGTAATTTTTTCTAATTCCTTAATTTGTCGCTCAAGTTTGGATTTAGAGACATCGGGACCAATAATTACTCGCGTAAAAGTTTTTTCTTGCTTCGTGTGGGCTTGGTAACCGCGCTTTTGTAGATCCTTAACCATGCTTTTTGCATTGTCAGCATTCTTCAAAGCCATCAATTGAATGAGCCAAGCACTATCTTGGTATTCATTTTTTTCAGGTACCGGTTTAACCACCACGGCCACTTTGTCTGCTTCTTTATTATTTGAAGCCGACGCGGTTTGGGTTTCTGAATTGCCACTTTCAATCACTTGCTCAACCGGAGAGTCCGGTAATGCAATCTGATCTTCAACAGGGTCGAGTACTTCAAAAACCTCAACATTACTATCAAGCTCAGGCTTAATCGGAATGCTTGCAAACTCCTCTTTATAATGGAGCTTCTTACCATCAAGCACGTCTGGCAATACGATAACGCCAATCGCGACTAAAATGATGGTGCCGACTAATCGGCTTTGGAATTTACTTGCCATTTAGTTTCCTTTTTTCTGCCAATGCTCCAAGACTTCTCCAACAGTATGGAAAGAACCGACCACCAAAACAACATCATCACCTTTAACAGCAGATAAAGCCGCTTCAAACGCTGCTACAGGGTTTGAATGCTGCTCAACACCTTGTGGGAGGCTTTGACATAATTCAGCTGCTGTTGCCGCACGTGGCCCTTGCAGTGAACCTGGGTACCAATGTGATGCAATTGGTGCTAATACTTCCAATGTCGCGGGAATATCTTTGTCATGAAGCATGGCGACTACAACGTGTAAATTTTTTCCTGCATACTTTTGAGTCACTTGTTGTGCAAAATACTCAGCAGAATGTGGGTTATGAGCCACATCTAACACAATCACGGGTTGGTCGCTAATTTGTTGCATACGTCCTGGAAGCTGCGCGTTGTTCAAACCGTTAACGACATTGACATCACTGATGCTAAGTTCTGAAGTCCCTAGCGCCATTAATGCAGTTGCCGCGTTCGGTAGCGGTAAGCTAGGAATAGGCAATGCGTCCAGTCGAAATGCACCGCTGTTCCAATTCCAGCTATCGCCGTTAACTTCGTAGGTATATTGAATACCCACTTGGTAGAACTCAGCCTTAATATCATCAGCATGTGCAGCAACCGTTGCCGGTGGCTTAGGTTGACCACAAATAGCGGGTTTACCACTACGATAGATACCCGCCTTCTCAAAGCCAATCACATTAATGTCATCACCCAGCCAATCAACGTGGTCGACAGCCAAGCTAGTGATTACAGACACGTCATGATCAACGATATTAGTCGCGTCTAAACGTCCACCCAGACCCACTTCTAATAGAACAACATCTACTGCTTCGGTTTGAAACGCACGTAACGCGGCTAATGTACCGTATTCGAAGAAGCTCAGGCTGATTTCACCACGCTCTTTCTCAATGAAGTCGAAAGATTGAACCATCTTTTCATCAGACAGATCTTGGCCGTTAATACGAACGCGTTCGTTATAGCGAATTAAGTGAGGAGAACTGTAGACACCAACGGAGTAACCAGCGTCCAATAGAATAGCTTCCATTAGGGCACATGTTGAGCCTTTGCCATTAGTTCCGGCAACGGTAATCACGTGTTTAGCAGGTTTGGTGAGGTTTGCCTTAGAGGCGACGGCCTGAACTCGGTCTAACCCAAGGTCAATAGCGCTTGTGTGGATGTTTGATAAATAATCAAGCCACATCTCTAATGAGGATGTGGCTTGAGGAATAGGTTGTTGACTCATCTAACTCATAACCATAATTAAGTAGGTTTGTTAGAAGGTACTTTACCCTTTTTCTGGCGCTTCTGGTACTTCATAAGTAGCTTCATTCGGTGAATCGTTCACAGAAACTACTAATGGCGAAGGCTGGTTGGTCATTTTAGCAACAAGGCTTGCAACGCGCTGACGCATCTCACGACGGTCAACGATCATGTCGATAGCACCGTGGTCAAGTAGGAACTCACTGCGTTGGAAACCTTCAGGAAGGTCTTCACGTACAGTTTGTTCGATTACACGACGTCCAGCGAAACCGATCAGTGCTTTTGGCTCACCGATGTTGATATCGCCAAGCATTGCCAAACTTGCAGAAACACCACCCATTGTAGGATCAGTCATAACTGAAACAAACGGTAGGCCTTTCGCAGATAAACGCTCTAGCGCAGCACTGGTTTTTGCCATTTGCATTAGAGACATAAGCGCCTCTTGCATACGTGCACCACCACTTGCAGAGAAACAAACCAAACCACAGTTGTTTTCAATAGCTGCGTCTACTGCTTTCACAAAGCGAGCACCAACAACAGAACCCATTGAACCACCCATGAATGAGAATTCAAAAGCACACGCTACGATAGGTAAACCAAGCAGTTCGCCTTTCATTGCAACTAATGCATCTGTCTCACCACTGTTCTTCTGAGCAGTAGAGATACGTTCTTTGTAACGCTTAGAGTCTTTAAACTTCAGTTTGTCTTGTGGCTCAAGATCAGCACCTAGTTCAACACGCTCACCTTTGTCTAGGAATGTATCCAGACGACGACGAGCTTTCATGCGCATGTGATGATCACATTTTGGACATACTTCTAGGTTACGCTCAAGTTCAGCATGGTAGAGAACCTGCTCACAAGAAGTACATTTTGTCCAAACACCCTCAGGGATAGACGCTTTACGAGATGTAACGATGTTGCTTTTTTCTAAAATCTTTTCAAGCCAACTCATGGAAGACCTTTTTGTTTCGATTCCTCCGCTTGATTGCGAAAGAAATAAATTTGGGAATTATGCGTGGGAATTAAAGCACATAAAACAGCGACTGTAGATAAAAAACTGGTTGTACCTATTTTCTCACGCTATTTTACGCACGAAACCGTAATAATTTTTGAACCTAAGTCTCACATTTAGTTCAAATTATCCGGTAAAAATAGAGGGCCAATTGGCTCTCGTGGTAGCTCAAAATGTTCAGGATAATCAACATCAACCAGATACAAACCTTCCGCTTTTGCGGTTGCGCCTGCTACTTTTCGGTCTTTAGCCTCTAAAAGCCACTGGATCCACTCTGGTTTCTGCTCACCTTTACCTACCGCAATTAAGCTGCCAGTAATATTCCTCACCATGTGGTGAACAAACGCATTCGCTTTAATATCGATCACTATGTAGTGTCCGTGACGCGTCACATTTAAGTGAATCATATTTCGCCATGGGCTACGAGATTGACAATGTGTCGCTCTGAATGAAGTGAAGTCGTTCTCGCCTAACAAGTACTGACCCGCTTCATGCATTTTTTTCTCATCAAGGTGACCATGGTAATGGCTCACTCCTGAATTAAGAATGCCTGGGCGCAGTGCATGGTTAAAGATAATGTAGCGGTAACGACGAGCGGTAGCAGAAAAGCGAGCATGAAAATCTTCATTCACTTCTGTCGCCCAACGAACAGCAATATCTTTCGGCATGTTGGCATTAGCGCCCATTGTCCATGCCACCATCTTACGATCGACATTAGTTTCAAAGTGAACGACTTGTCCCGTACCGTGAACACCGGCATCCGTTCGGCCTGCGCACATAACTTCTACAGGGTGATTCGCGACAACAGAAAGAGCCTTTTCCAATTCTTCTTGGACACTTTTCACGTCTCGTTGGCGCTGCCAACCAAAGTAGTGGGTACCGTTATATTCAATACCTAAAGCAATTTTCATGTTCTTGTTCTCTTTGAAAATGGGCGAGAAGTATATACGGAAATCAGTGCTACCCCAAATCGGATGGGGCTAAATCTGCCAATATTAAAAGAAAGGTCTGCAATAAAATAAAGGGTAGCCAATGCTACCCTTTACGTATCGTTTAATTTATCGGCCGTTAATCGTATCGATAAGATTCTTAGCCTCGCGGCGAATATCATCACTGCCGTCGACTATCGCTTCCTCTAAGAGCTTTATCGCTCCTTGTGAGTCACTCATCTCAATATAGATTTTCGCCAAATCAAGCTTACCAGCAGCCTCTGCATTGCTGTCGACATCATAATTACCAATGTCACCGATTACATCTGGGAACTCGTTAAGGCCAACATCCAGTTTTAACTCTTCGTCATCTGGATTAATCGCGTCTTCACCTTCTTGTTCCACTTGAGCCATCAGTTCATCAATCGTCATGTACTGCTTATCACGACTGTTTCCTGATTCGGTTAAGTTGTCTTGTTGTGCCCAATTCTCTTGCTTGATCTTAGGCTCTGGTTGTTGCTCTGCCGATGCCCAGATCTCTTGTTGATCATCAGGCACATCGTTATGCATGCTCGATTGTTGCTCGGGTGCTAAGTTAA is a genomic window of Vibrio sp. FE10 containing:
- a CDS encoding LysR family transcriptional regulator; this translates as MKLDDLNLFRLVVENGSYTATSRKTMIPVATITRRIQALEDSLNLRLLNRHARKLSLTEAGERFFNECSPLLQRLSSTAEELTDVCKGASGKIRITAPSNLTKRMMMPMFSEFMTQYPDINIELMMNNQADQLDPTEWDVIFRVGPQRDSSLIARKISEVKDILIASPDYLAKNPAPSHAEELANHSLLKGYPLIKWQLSNSNEETVVNSEKGRFNANALNVVRQACSEGLGITLMPDVMIREYIEDGSLVQVLEDWSANPRDIYMLYNHKDHLPEKVRLFIDFVIAYHIH
- the accD gene encoding acetyl-CoA carboxylase, carboxyltransferase subunit beta is translated as MSWLEKILEKSNIVTSRKASIPEGVWTKCTSCEQVLYHAELERNLEVCPKCDHHMRMKARRRLDTFLDKGERVELGADLEPQDKLKFKDSKRYKERISTAQKNSGETDALVAMKGELLGLPIVACAFEFSFMGGSMGSVVGARFVKAVDAAIENNCGLVCFSASGGARMQEALMSLMQMAKTSAALERLSAKGLPFVSVMTDPTMGGVSASLAMLGDINIGEPKALIGFAGRRVIEQTVREDLPEGFQRSEFLLDHGAIDMIVDRREMRQRVASLVAKMTNQPSPLVVSVNDSPNEATYEVPEAPEKG
- a CDS encoding SPOR domain-containing protein, with amino-acid sequence MASKFQSRLVGTIILVAIGVIVLPDVLDGKKLHYKEEFASIPIKPELDSNVEVFEVLDPVEDQIALPDSPVEQVIESGNSETQTASASNNKEADKVAVVVKPVPEKNEYQDSAWLIQLMALKNADNAKSMVKDLQKRGYQAHTKQEKTFTRVIIGPDVSKSKLERQIKELEKITGSKGQLLKFKPLNP
- the folC gene encoding bifunctional tetrahydrofolate synthase/dihydrofolate synthase, whose amino-acid sequence is MSQQPIPQATSSLEMWLDYLSNIHTSAIDLGLDRVQAVASKANLTKPAKHVITVAGTNGKGSTCALMEAILLDAGYSVGVYSSPHLIRYNERVRINGQDLSDEKMVQSFDFIEKERGEISLSFFEYGTLAALRAFQTEAVDVVLLEVGLGGRLDATNIVDHDVSVITSLAVDHVDWLGDDINVIGFEKAGIYRSGKPAICGQPKPPATVAAHADDIKAEFYQVGIQYTYEVNGDSWNWNSGAFRLDALPIPSLPLPNAATALMALGTSELSISDVNVVNGLNNAQLPGRMQQISDQPVIVLDVAHNPHSAEYFAQQVTQKYAGKNLHVVVAMLHDKDIPATLEVLAPIASHWYPGSLQGPRAATAAELCQSLPQGVEQHSNPVAAFEAALSAVKGDDVVLVVGSFHTVGEVLEHWQKKGN
- the purF gene encoding amidophosphoribosyltransferase; this encodes MCGIVGIVGSTPVNQSIYDALTVLQHRGQDAAGICTIESNRFRLRKANGLVKDVFEAKHMQRLQGNVGIGHVRYPTAGSSSASEAQPFYVNSPFGITLAHNGNLTNASEVREKLFEKDRRHVNTTSDSEVLLNVLAHEIDTVKGNVTSEDVFRAVANVHRTIRGAYAVTAMIIGHGMIAFRDPHGIRPLCLGKREVNGKTEYMVASESVALDAVGFDFMRDVAPGEAIYATFDGELFTKQCADNPQLNPCIFEFVYFARPDSFIDKISVYSARVEMGEMLGKRIKEEYADLDIDVVIPIPETSNDIALRIAQAIDKPYRQGFVKNRYVGRTFIMPGQQQRKKSVRRKLNAIRSEFKGKNVLLVDDSIVRGTTSEQIIEMARDSGASKVFMVSAAPEVRFPNVYGIDMPSATELIAHGRDNETICKQIGADALIFQTLPDLISAVGMGNQDISRFDTSVFNGEYVTGDIDQAYLDFLDSLRNDDSKVEREIQQDLANLELHNEGA
- a CDS encoding CvpA family protein; this encodes MNWLDFVILGVIGFSAVISLVRGFAKEALSLVIWFGAFFIASQYYAKLAMYFTNIEDEMFRNGTAIAALFVATLVVGALVNYVIGQLVQKTGLSGTDRILGVVFGGLRGVLIVSAVLFFMDAFTAFPSSEWWENSQLVPEFSRIIAPFFEHLQATSSFLSGAL